The following proteins are encoded in a genomic region of Rattus rattus isolate New Zealand chromosome 2, Rrattus_CSIRO_v1, whole genome shotgun sequence:
- the Tssc4 gene encoding protein TSSC4, producing the protein MSGLMAETEAGLEVEEPTEDDTLPSDTVSLSDSDSDLSLPSGVEVQALSPERLSGESQEDSGPDDPPSHPTGIPTTAVQPFHLRGMSSTFSQRSHSIFDCLESAARQEPCSAPQTSVVDNCSFKRPVALPSQTPARSLSRVHGNTGPTRVHPVPDYVSHPERWTKYSLEDVSETSEQSNRDAALAFLSSRSQASPTDYVPSFNQDPSSCGEGRVVFTKPVRGSEARAERKRVLKKGVVSGAGGEASVELAHLAGPEAEEWSGHQGQPEVVVPSEAARPESSSGSIGMKTVGFHGSKKRSRDHFRNRDSNPEGPGSERGPSV; encoded by the coding sequence ATGTCAGGTCTTATGGCGGAGACAGAGGCCGGCTTGGAGGTTGAGGAACCCACCGAGGATGACACCCTGCCTTCTGACACCGTCTCCCTCAGCGACTCGGACTCTGACCTCAGCTTACCTAGTGGTGTGGAGGTCCAAGCGTTGTCCCCAGAGAGGCTTTCTGGGGAGAGCCAGGAGGACTCGGGCCCTGATGACCCTCCCTCGCACCCCACGGGCATTCCCACCACTGCAGTGCAGCCATTCCACCTCCGAGGCATGAGCTCCACTTTCTCCCAGCGGAGCCACAGCATCTTTGATTGTCTGGAGAGTGCAGCACGGCAGGAACCGTGCTCTGCTCCCCAAACCAGTGTGGTTGACAATTGCAGCTTCAAGCGGCCTGTGGCTCTCCCAAGTCAGACTCCAGCAAGGAGCTTGAGCAGAGTGCATGGGAACACTGGCCCGACCAGGGTACACCCTGTCCCTGACTATGTGTCACACCCTGAGCGTTGGACCAAATACAGTCTGGAAGATGTGTCTGAAACCAGTGAGCAGAGCAATCGTGAtgctgccctggctttcctgagcTCTCGAAGCCAGGCATCCCCCACAGACTATGTGCCCTCTTTCAACCAGGACCCCTCTAGCtgtggggagggaagagtggTCTTCACCAAACCAGTTCGGGGCAGCGAGGCTAGGGCTGAGAGGAAGAGGGTCCTAAAGAAGGGGGTTGTGTCAGGTGCAGGGGGTGAGGCCTCAGTGGAGCTAGCCCATCTCGCCGGGCCTGAGGCTGAGGAATGGAGTGGCCACCAGGGACAGCCAGAGGTGGTGGTGCCTTCAGAAGCTGCGCGTCCTGAGTCCTCATCAGGCTCCATAGGTATGAAAACTGTTGGTTTCCATGGCAGCAAGAAGCGGAGCAGAGACCACTTCCGGAACAGGGATAGTAACCCGGAGGGGCCAGGGTCTGAGAGAGGACCCTCAGTTTGA